One segment of Candidatus Sericytochromatia bacterium DNA contains the following:
- a CDS encoding septal ring lytic transglycosylase RlpA family protein yields LWPCGTAQALDIYEPDSAYATAPNSPEMGDINAPEVQAKVMNAGAELLSSHPRFANVVVSMAPDGTLRSDLYVNLRRVLTLTGDDGTRAQPIADAVNRAQANGHMRADLITPARRRGSYAIVAGGETLLTVDERLARAGGGRSTSLVLRWLDNMRMAVGGAPFRLAASRGGLFSGTLTGRASWYGPGFNGRRAASGERFNQNSMTAAHKTLPFGTVLLVTNTRNHRSCLVRINDRGPYVKGREIDLSAAAARVLKIDGVGSVRIDILQP; encoded by the coding sequence CTCTGGCCTTGCGGCACGGCTCAGGCGCTGGACATTTATGAGCCGGACTCCGCCTACGCGACGGCCCCCAACAGTCCCGAGATGGGCGACATCAACGCACCAGAGGTGCAGGCCAAGGTGATGAACGCAGGGGCGGAACTGCTCAGCAGCCACCCTCGCTTCGCCAATGTGGTGGTCTCGATGGCGCCAGACGGGACCTTGCGTTCCGACCTGTATGTCAATCTTCGGCGCGTCCTGACGTTGACGGGGGATGACGGCACGCGGGCGCAACCCATCGCGGACGCCGTCAACCGGGCGCAGGCCAACGGTCATATGCGCGCCGACCTCATCACGCCGGCGCGCCGGCGCGGCAGCTACGCCATTGTGGCGGGCGGCGAAACCTTGCTGACGGTCGACGAACGCTTGGCCCGGGCGGGTGGAGGCCGTTCCACCAGTTTGGTGCTGCGCTGGCTCGACAATATGCGGATGGCGGTGGGGGGGGCGCCCTTCCGACTGGCTGCCTCCCGTGGCGGGCTGTTCTCCGGCACGCTGACGGGCCGCGCTTCGTGGTATGGCCCGGGCTTCAATGGCCGTCGGGCGGCCAGTGGCGAACGCTTCAACCAGAATTCCATGACGGCCGCGCACAAGACCTTGCCCTTCGGGACGGTGCTGCTGGTGACCAACACGCGCAATCATCGCTCGTGTCTGGTGCGCATCAACGATCGAGGGCCTTATGTGAAAGGCCGGGAAATCGACCTGTCCGCCGCCGCGGCGCGGGTTCTGAAAATTGATGGGGTCGGCAGCGTTCGCATCGATATCCTTCAGCCCTGA
- a CDS encoding glycoside hydrolase family 2 TIM barrel-domain containing protein, whose amino-acid sequence MVTLDLSGPWQLRPVATSDGPPAPEDGWHEQQLPAHWQEHPALSTHTGTVWYRKRFSFTAPDQAGLSHHLRLRGVFYRFRIHLNGQFVGASEGYFFPQDFDITAALRAENELLIEVESPIERSCLEKETITGVFAHWDALSSYRYNAGGLWLPVEIVSRPALSIASALWHLTDFNDTQAEVSMRVDVRVPEACQGAWQVTFSPHNFAGEAQHFEGLVTLPAGRYGWHHHLKLPQYRLWWTHDLGFPALYRVQVTLTVGEQRTAWETITGLRTWEMRDYIAYLNGRRLYVKGSNYPPGDARLASMTPERAHIDLQWAKQAHMNMLRVHAHVDHPALYGAADEAGVLLWQDFPLQWLYARKILPEALRQSQEMVRMLHHHPSIVIWCLHNEPLHVDDTSVEPLLRQLRTYWSLFRSWNRDVMGSQLVQAVSHLDQSRTVIRSSGEMWIPGWLSGTDGHYYFGWYMSYGPKRWFDLWRRLFPRNLRFVTEFGAQSFPNYEHARTFLPDDLRGSDWRHLNRQYLLQWELMSLWIDTGSHQLAPLVEASQTYQAELQRYYVDRLRFHKYRPNGGFLNFMFTDSQPGVSWSIIDYWRSPKQSYHAYKLALSPQYVFCLTPRDRYRPGKRYRLPIHVVNDAHEPRQVAIAVSLLAPDGRAQHEQTHHLTLEADCQAVSLGLLPFQPTSEGNWQLRLTLSQPGETDLVNAYDLPVGR is encoded by the coding sequence GTGGTCACGCTGGATTTATCGGGCCCCTGGCAACTGCGGCCTGTCGCGACCAGCGACGGGCCGCCTGCCCCTGAAGATGGGTGGCATGAGCAGCAGCTGCCGGCGCACTGGCAGGAACACCCTGCGCTCAGCACGCACACAGGCACGGTGTGGTACCGCAAGCGATTTTCCTTCACGGCGCCCGATCAGGCAGGCCTGAGTCACCACCTGCGTTTGCGAGGAGTGTTCTACCGCTTCCGCATTCACCTCAACGGCCAGTTCGTGGGTGCCTCGGAAGGCTATTTCTTCCCGCAGGACTTCGACATCACCGCGGCCTTGCGCGCGGAGAACGAGCTGCTGATCGAAGTGGAAAGCCCGATCGAGCGTTCCTGCCTGGAAAAAGAGACCATCACAGGCGTCTTTGCGCATTGGGACGCCCTCTCGAGCTATCGCTACAATGCCGGCGGGCTCTGGTTGCCCGTGGAAATCGTGTCACGGCCCGCGCTCTCGATCGCCTCCGCCCTGTGGCATCTGACAGACTTCAACGACACGCAAGCCGAGGTGTCCATGCGCGTCGATGTGCGCGTGCCGGAGGCCTGTCAGGGAGCATGGCAGGTGACCTTTTCTCCCCACAACTTCGCGGGGGAGGCCCAGCATTTCGAGGGGTTGGTCACGCTGCCCGCTGGACGATATGGCTGGCACCACCACCTGAAATTGCCCCAGTACCGCCTCTGGTGGACGCACGACCTGGGTTTTCCGGCCCTCTACCGTGTCCAGGTGACGCTCACGGTCGGGGAACAACGCACCGCCTGGGAAACCATCACCGGGCTCCGCACCTGGGAGATGCGCGATTACATCGCCTATCTGAATGGGCGGCGACTGTACGTGAAAGGCAGCAACTACCCTCCCGGTGATGCCCGCCTGGCCAGCATGACGCCCGAGCGCGCCCACATCGACCTGCAATGGGCCAAGCAAGCGCACATGAACATGCTGCGGGTCCACGCCCACGTGGACCACCCAGCCCTCTATGGGGCCGCCGATGAGGCCGGTGTGCTGCTCTGGCAGGACTTTCCGCTGCAATGGCTGTACGCCAGAAAAATCCTGCCAGAGGCGCTGCGCCAATCCCAGGAAATGGTGCGCATGCTGCACCACCACCCGAGCATCGTGATCTGGTGCCTGCACAATGAACCGCTGCACGTGGATGACACCAGTGTGGAGCCGCTGCTGCGCCAGCTGCGCACCTACTGGAGCCTTTTCCGCAGCTGGAACCGGGATGTCATGGGCTCCCAGCTGGTCCAGGCAGTCAGCCATCTGGACCAGAGCCGCACCGTGATCCGTTCCTCGGGCGAAATGTGGATTCCAGGCTGGTTATCTGGCACCGACGGCCACTACTACTTCGGCTGGTACATGTCCTACGGGCCCAAGCGGTGGTTTGATCTCTGGCGACGCCTGTTCCCACGCAACCTGCGCTTCGTAACGGAATTCGGCGCCCAGAGCTTTCCCAATTACGAACACGCGCGCACCTTCTTGCCCGATGACCTGCGTGGTTCCGACTGGCGCCACCTGAATCGCCAGTACCTGCTTCAGTGGGAGCTGATGAGCCTGTGGATCGACACGGGGTCTCATCAACTGGCGCCTCTGGTCGAGGCCAGTCAAACCTATCAGGCCGAGCTTCAGCGCTATTACGTCGATCGGCTGCGTTTTCACAAGTACCGACCGAATGGGGGCTTCCTGAACTTCATGTTCACGGATTCCCAGCCCGGGGTCAGCTGGTCCATCATCGACTACTGGCGGAGCCCCAAGCAGTCCTATCACGCCTACAAGTTGGCCCTCTCCCCCCAGTATGTGTTTTGCCTGACGCCGCGCGACCGCTACCGACCGGGCAAGCGCTATCGGCTGCCAATCCATGTGGTCAACGATGCGCATGAGCCTCGCCAGGTGGCGATCGCGGTGAGCTTGCTCGCACCGGATGGCCGCGCCCAACACGAGCAGACCCACCATCTGACGCTGGAAGCCGACTGTCAGGCCGTATCGCTGGGGCTACTGCCCTTCCAGCCAACCAGCGAAGGGAACTGGCAATTGCGCCTGACGCTGAGCCAACCTGGCGAAACGGATCTGGTCAACGCCTACGATCTGCCCGTCGGCCGATGA